In the genome of Streptomyces aquilus, the window TCCTGGCTGTAGCCGCGCACCACCTGCGTCCCGGCCATGCCGGAGTTGGCCACCCGAGGGCTGAAGCTGGAGAGGTTGGTGCCCCATTCCAGGACCGGTGCCTCGGTCTGCGGGCGCGGGAAGCGGAAGTACAGCTTGTCCCACCACACGTACACGTCGAAGAAGTTGGCCGCCGCGCGCTCCTTGAGCAGCGCCATGTCGGTGGAGGCGCGGTGCAGCGCGCTGTGCGAGAACGGTGCGGGGTCGACGACCGGGATCAGGCCGGCCTCCAGGGCGATCTGCGCGGCGATGGCGCTGTCGTTGCTGAAGCGGAACGCCGGCCGGTCCGGCATCTCGTGGCGCAGCCGGTGCGACTTGTCGTAGCCCCGGACGGTGAACGTCGGCGCCCCCGACTCGGGGAAGTCGGGCTCGATGGAGGCGATCTCGCCCAGCATCATGGGCGTGAGCCTGTCGCCGTAGCCGAGGTGGATCTCGACGTTCTTGCCGAGCTCGAAGAGCGGTGAGTCGGTGAAGCGGTGGCCGCTGTTGTCGAGGACGACGGTGAACATGTCCGCCAGTTCAAGGGAGTTGTCGTAGCGGACGCTGAGCAGATGGCGGCTCACGTCGGCGGCGAGGGCGACGCCGGAGATCCTGATCTCGGCCCGGGGGGCGAAGGTGTCCATGGCTCACCGCTCCGGGATGACGAGGGGCCGGCCGGGCGGCAGGCGCAGCGGGTCGGTGAGCCGGTTGGCGTCGGCGATCTCCCGCCAGCGCGCCGGGTCGCCCAGGTATTCCGCCGCGAGACCGGCGAGGGTGTCCTTGGCGGTGATGTTGTGCAGGGTCGGTGGGCCGGCGAAGAAGCCCCGCTGGGTCTCCAGTTCCACCTCGGTGTACTCGCGGAAGGCCACCGACAGCCGCGCCCGTACCGGCGTGCCGTCGGGCAGGAACATGGTGAACCGCTGGTCGACGGAGGCCAGTACGCACCGGAACGCGAACCTGCCCATCACGAACAGCAGCACCGGCGGGGCGAAGGTGCGCGGCGCCGGGTCCAGCAGCCGGACCAGACGCCGGGTGTACGTCCGGACGTCCTCCTGCTGCTCATAGGTGTCGAAGAACAGCTCCATGGTCAGGGTGCGGACCCGGCCGCGCACATACTGCACGGGAGGGGCGGCGAGCCCCGGGATGCCGATCTCGGCCAGCTCGTTGCCCTGCTCGATCCGGTATTCGTCGGGGTTGTACATCACCGGGGTGCGCTCCCCGGTGCGGGTGTCGACGATCAGCGCCTTGGCGAGTTGCGCGGCCACCGTCAGGCCCCCCGTTCCAGCTCGATCGCGAGATCGGCCCGCAGCTGCCGTGCCGCCCCGTCCCGCAGCTCACCGCGCAGCACTTCGCGGACGACGTCACGCAGCGCCTGGGGGTCCAGAGCCTGGGAGGGGGGTTCGGAGTGGCGGTCGGGGCGGGCGGTCATGGGGTGGGCGGCGGTGCCGGTGGCGGATGATCCGGTGGCGGAGGGCGGGGCGGGCACAGGCGTCGACGGTGGGGAGACGGCAGGCGACGGCGGCCGTCCGGCGGCCTCGTGAGGCGGCGCTCCCGGCACACGGACGCCTGCCGGGCCGTGCAGGAACTCCGACTCCACGGCGAGCGCCGCGCGTTCCTCCTCGGCCGCGCCGCTCGCCGTGGCCCGGTGCGGCGCGCCTCCGGTGCGGCCCGGCTCGGTGGCGTGCCAGACCTCGTGGGCGAGCAGGGCCAGCCGCTCGGGTCGCGTGGCCCGCGGGCCGCCGAGGAAGACGTCCTCGCCCAGGGTGACGGCGTCCGCGCCGTGGGCCGCCGCGATCGTGGCGGCCTGCTCGTCGTCGTGGACGCGCACCCGGTCCACGTCCGGGCCGACGACGGGGGCGAGTCGCTCGCGCAGGTCGCCGCGGAGCGGACTGCCCTCGTGCCGGGAGGCGTCCGGAGCCGGCGCCGGGCGTGAAGCCGGCCATGACGCGGGGGTGTTCACGGAATCCGGCCAGCCCAGCTGCGCGGGTGGCGACTCGTGTCCGACCGGCGGCACCCGTACCTCCGTGCGGCGGCGCGGGCTCGTCTGCGGCACGGGCAGGGACCGCCCCCGCGCCAGCACCGGTGCGAGCGCGGCCCGCCAGCCGGGGTCGGCCGTACGGCGCGCGAGCAGCGCGCGGGCCTGCGCGGCCAGGCGCTCGCCCACGGTCGGGCCGTACGAAGGACGCCCGGGCTGTTCCGGCCGCTCCGGCTGCTCCATGTCGTCACCCCCTG includes:
- a CDS encoding LysM peptidoglycan-binding domain-containing protein — protein: MAAQLAKALIVDTRTGERTPVMYNPDEYRIEQGNELAEIGIPGLAAPPVQYVRGRVRTLTMELFFDTYEQQEDVRTYTRRLVRLLDPAPRTFAPPVLLFVMGRFAFRCVLASVDQRFTMFLPDGTPVRARLSVAFREYTEVELETQRGFFAGPPTLHNITAKDTLAGLAAEYLGDPARWREIADANRLTDPLRLPPGRPLVIPER
- a CDS encoding DUF4157 domain-containing protein, whose product is MEQPERPEQPGRPSYGPTVGERLAAQARALLARRTADPGWRAALAPVLARGRSLPVPQTSPRRRTEVRVPPVGHESPPAQLGWPDSVNTPASWPASRPAPAPDASRHEGSPLRGDLRERLAPVVGPDVDRVRVHDDEQAATIAAAHGADAVTLGEDVFLGGPRATRPERLALLAHEVWHATEPGRTGGAPHRATASGAAEEERAALAVESEFLHGPAGVRVPGAPPHEAAGRPPSPAVSPPSTPVPAPPSATGSSATGTAAHPMTARPDRHSEPPSQALDPQALRDVVREVLRGELRDGAARQLRADLAIELERGA